The genomic region atatatatatatatatatatatgtttatatataactacataaacATATATGTATATCCAACTTGAAACTTGATTCCTTACAAAGTTCCGTTAAACAGAAAGCGATTAAACGGAAAATATTGTTAGATTAAAAACAGAAAGCGATTATGGACCGCATAACGATTCCCGGAAACACAAGTTTTGGGAAAGCCTTGAGTATATTATGCAGGTAAATATTGAAGACTGGATTATTTGCAGAGATTTCAACGAGGTATGACGGGATTCGGAAAGGAAGAATTGTGTTTTCATGGATCATGGGGCTAAAATGTTTCATGATTTTATTGATAGAGCACAACTCATTGAGATCCCTCTAGGTTGTATGAAATTCACTAGAATAAGTGATGATGGGTTGAAATATAGTAAACTTGACAGGTTTTTAGTGTCAGAATCATGTATTAAATCATGGGTGGACCTTGCCGCATGTACTCTTGACAGAAAATACTCCGTTCATTGTCCAATCATTTTGAAAGATTCCAACAACGATTTTGGGCAGGGGCCGGTCCGGATTTTTAATAGCTGGTTTGAAGATGAGGAGAGCGAGGACTTAATCAATCCGCATGGAGCATAGCTAAAAGAAATCCATGGGCGGATTGCATTTTTTTGCGACAAACTAAAACATGTAAAAGAGATTTTGAAAGAGAAATGCAACCCGAAATATAGTCAACTAAATGAGGGAATTGATACTTAACAAAAAGAAGTTGCAGAATGGGAAAATTTGGTCGGCGCTCATGATTTAACTGACTCCGAGATCTCTACGTGGCTTGATTCAAGGAAAAAATGGTTACTAAAGGACAAAGAGAAGGCGGATATTTTAAAGCAAAAAGCGAGAGTAAAATGGGCTACGGAAGGTGATGAAAATAGTAAGTATTTCCACTCATGTATCAAAAGGTGGCAAAATAAAAATAATATCCGTGGTATAAACTCAAATGGTTTGTGGATAGAAGACCCGTGAACTATCAAATCGACAGCCTTGAACCATTTCCAAGATCAGTTTCGTGAGCAAGGTTCAAGTCAGTTTAGTTTTCGTGGACCATTTTATAAACGACTATCCTCGGAGGAAGCATCGAGTCTTGAACTACCCTTTAATGAAACGGAAATCCTTGACGCTATAAATAATTGTGGTGGTGAAAAATCCCCGGGTCTCGACGGTTTTAATATGAAATTCATTGTCAAATATTGGGACCCAGTAAAAGATGATCTCTTAGCGGCTTTCACTCGTTTTTGGGATGTTGGGGAAATTTCTAAAGGGTGCAACTCCTCATTTATTGCTTTAATCCCCCCAAAAAATGACCCTCAAGGATTTAATGATTGTCACCCAATTAGTCTCATCGGTTGCTTCTATAAAATTCTATCCGAAGTTTTAACAAAGAGGCTACAACAGGTCATATATTCGGTTATCGGGATTGAGCAAAGTGCCTTCATAAAAAACCGCTACATCTTAGATGGAATCTTGATTGCAAACGAAGCACTTTATAATATCAAAGCTACAAAGGGTAAAGGTTTTTTGTTCAAATTGGATTTCGATAAAGCTTTTGATAGTATCAATTGGCATTTCTTGATGGAAATAATGGAATTAATGGGTAGATCTTGGATTAAAGCTTGTCTTTCCTTGGCTTCTATCTCGGTTTTGGTTAATGGCTCTCCTACCAAGGAATTTCATCTACAAAGGGGCGTGAGATAAGGAGACCCGCTTTCACCATATCTTTTTATAATGGTGGCCGAGGGCCTAAACCACCTTACAAAAGCTGCGGTTACCTCCAATCGGTTCTCTGGCTTATCAATCGGGAGTGAAAATGTCCGCCTTACTTACCTCCAATACGCGGGCAAAAGGTTATTTTTTGGTAAATGGTATAAGAGGAATGCGAGGAACTTAATGAAAATTCTTAAATGCTTTAGGCAACTTGGGGGTTAATATTTAATTTTCACACAAATTGTCTGTATGGGCTTGGTGTCTCAAAAGAAGATACAGGGTCTAAAGCCGAATGCATTGGATTTATTGCGGGTGCACTACCTATTTCCTACCTTGGGCTACCAATTGGTTCTTCTATGAGCAACGAAAAATCTTGGGAACTGGTGTTCGATAATTTCGGGAAGAGACTTGAGAATTTGAAGGCTAGATCGTTATCATACGGCGGGAGACTCACTCTAATTAAATTGGTATTATCTAGTCTACTCTTAAATTTCTTTTCACTTTTTAAGGTCTCGTCGTGTGTAATTAATAAATTAGAGGGTTTGAGACGTCGCTTCTTTTTTTTTGGGGGGGGAGGGGGGCTCAAGTGATGTCTCGAAAATGGCGTGGGTCAAATGGGACTCGTGTTTACTCCCTTATGAAAACGGGGGGCTTAATATTGGTTCATTAGCAATTAAAATCGAACACTACTCGGTAAATGGTGATGgcgtttcaaaactaataataactCACTATGGGCACAAATAATCAAAAGCGTTTATGGGCTTGACGGGGGCATTACGGAGtcataccccccccccccccctcgggAGGTCGTATGTCCTCCACATGGTCAATCATTCTAAGGGTTGGTAATAGCTTTTCGAACCTTGATTCttcctttttatttttctttcaaaAAAAGAGTCGTGGATGGAAGCCACACTAGATTTTAGGATGAACTTTGGCTTGGGGAATTCTTGCATAAGTTGTATCGTCTTGAGTCAAATCAAAACGCCTCCATTTTCGACCGCGTGCGTTGGGTTGATAATTGTGCCATTACTAATTGGTGTTGGTCCCATACTATCTCAGGGAGCTACTAGGGGACACTGCCAATCTTACTAACATTTTATCTAGTTTTGTACCTTGCAGCTCTGGTCGTGAAGGTTGAATTTGGACCTTAAGCTCTAATGGATCATTCTCAGTTAACCTGCTCACGCGTCTCCTAAGCCGTGCAGTCTCGGGCAACGTAAACCCTGTTATTCGAACCATCCGCAACAACCTTGTTCCTTTAAAGGTTGAGCTCTTTATTTGGCGGGCAAGGCTTAATTGTCTTCCCACTAAGGTCGAACTAGATAAGCGCGGACTTGACTTAGGAACGATCCGTTGCCCGGTTTGTGACGATGATCAAGAAACAGTTGAGAATTCAATTATTCTTTGTAAAACAGCAAAAGAATTCTGGATGAAGGTTTTCGACTGGTGGAACATTGCCCCCCATCCTACTCTCAATTTAAATGCTTCGTTTCTTGGAAACGGGCATTTGTTCGATTCTTCTTTTGGTAGGAACCTTTGGCAAGCTACTGAATGGGTCACCGGGTATTTGAATTAGAAGAACCAGAATAACATTACCTTCTCCAACAAGAAATCCTCATGTGATTGGATTTTCAAAGAAATTCAACTTAAATCTTTCGAATGATTCTTAAATAGGTATAAAAAGGCAATAATTGATTGGAACCAATGGACCTCGTACCCATTATTCTTCGATTCAAATGCTTTCAGGAAATTGGGATTGGCTAATGTGTTGTGTTCCCGCGGCATATATGTGGTTGAGTTTCTCCCATATGCTCTCGGCCAAATTTAAGGCGAAATGAGTTTGGTTCGGTTGCTTTGTCGCTACTAGTTAGCACTGTAGCCGGATTCATGCGCTGCTTGTACAACAAGTATGCCCTATGTTCGGACTGCTCTTGGGTGCACGTAACCTCTTCTACCGCCTTACCATTTATCTCGGATCTCCTCACGTTTTTGCATCTCGTTACAAATCTCGTTTTGATATGTATTTTAATTTTGTATATCGATTGTTATGGGCTTTAGCCTTAGTTGTAAATAACGTTTAGTTAAATAATAAAGTATCTTTTTCGGTGTTAAAAAAATCATTATCTATGAttaatgttaaaatttaataacttctGGTTCTATCTTCGACAAGGATTATACGTTCAGATGGATATATGTTAATTATGTAGTGTTAtactttttgttatattacgttttTGTTTTCATCACAATTATAACATTTCTTTAACATCCAATGAATATCCATTAACTCCCTTAATCTAATGGATATGAATATTAATGGACGAACATAAATTAAATGAATATGGATGTGAATACGACATCATCTGATCTATTGTCATCCCTAACATTGATCTTTACTAGGGAAGACAATTAATATCCGATCCGATCCGCTTAAAATGCATATGGATGATATAAATGGATGAATATTATAGATATTTATTAGATCGGTTATGGATGATAATTTTTAATTCATTGATCAACCcgattttattgaaatgtttaattatgttaacaaatatataaatataaatataacattaTAATGACTCCCAATTATATATAGTGTTTTATTATACATATGCATATTCCTTTCACCTTATTATTGTATTAAACAAGCATTTGTCAGCCGCGTTTTGCGGCAATTTAAACCTTATATACAGGTTGTAAAACATTACAAAAGCACTGTGGATTGTTAACAAACAATTTAAACGATATACAAAAGCATAATGTAGATAGATCGTTGATTGTTAACAGTTTCACTCAAGTGGTGTGGGAGTATTTTACAGAATGCTTTGGGGACGTTATACGAATATTTGCAACTATGCAAGTCCAAAATTAGTTAAATCATATAGATTTATATACATTCGGGATTTGAAATTTCAAAAGTAAAAACAAATTACACTGAAAAGTTGCTGGAAAACTACCTACTTCATAAATGGATCGAACTGACCTTCTACAATTGTTAATTTACGTTCTACAATTGTTAACTGAAGTTTTTAGCTAAATATTTGGCGGACTCAAGCGGACTAAAAGTCCCATCGTACAACTGCTTTTCCTTTCTAGAACCAATATTAAAGATGAAGGTGAGATCTTGATCatcaattaattaaaaaaaaacatgaATTGAATTGAAATCTTACCTTCCAAAAAAAAGTTACAAATGTTTGTGAAATTAAAATGACA from Rutidosis leptorrhynchoides isolate AG116_Rl617_1_P2 chromosome 9, CSIRO_AGI_Rlap_v1, whole genome shotgun sequence harbors:
- the LOC139868772 gene encoding uncharacterized protein, which gives rise to MVAEGLNHLTKAAVTSNRFSGLSIGSENVRLTYLQYAGKRLFFEDTGSKAECIGFIAGALPISYLGLPIGSSMSNEKSWELVFDNFGKRLENLKARSLSYGGRLTLIKLGGSSDVSKMAWVKWDSCLLPYENGGLNIGSLAIKIEHYSVNVNLLTRLLSRAVSGNVNPVIRTIRNNLVPLKVELFIWRARLNCLPTKVELDKRGLDLGTIRCPVCDDDQETVENSIILCKTAKEFWMKVFDWWNIAPHPTLNLNASFLGNGHLFDSSFGRNLWQATEWVTGYLN